A portion of the Mycobacterium paraseoulense genome contains these proteins:
- a CDS encoding DUF732 domain-containing protein has translation MPSLRWPARLAVPLVAGAALVGGAALASATTPQDEAYLAQLRAVGLSWPPQTEEALIGEAHLICYDLTWGWTPQQIADDVHAHLNARGVTLLDVGTMVDAAHSVYCPGNVCDAPSLCT, from the coding sequence ATGCCCTCACTTCGCTGGCCGGCCAGACTCGCCGTCCCCCTGGTGGCCGGCGCCGCCCTGGTCGGCGGTGCTGCCCTCGCGAGCGCTACCACTCCCCAAGATGAGGCGTACCTTGCGCAACTGCGCGCCGTCGGTCTCTCCTGGCCACCCCAGACGGAAGAGGCGCTCATCGGGGAAGCCCACCTCATCTGTTACGACCTCACTTGGGGTTGGACGCCGCAACAGATCGCCGACGACGTTCATGCGCACTTGAACGCCAGGGGTGTCACGCTGTTAGACGTCGGCACCATGGTCGACGCCGCTCACTCGGTGTATTGCCCCGGCAATGTGTGCGACGCCCCGTCCCTGTGCACATGA
- a CDS encoding putative bifunctional diguanylate cyclase/phosphodiesterase, whose translation MSIALVGWTAGEAVWWYVAVGGVLPAAELSAANIGYLILPLGALVAALAIPSRDDSRFGIGLLLDGILITASLMVVIVLLPLGHAAHPSQTLSVPRILLATAAGVYVGLVVMSFIIVKKAEADRKLSTTLMTLGWGVIAVAGIVHVYQDYTDQVPNNLVVLGWVGGTYFFALSGISSRPTPEADLGFSQPSSRVSVWLPYLPVLLAIIVGAVHFWPKYRGEGFIFLVCVVLVLTTLIRHVLLLDRKRRLLVAVSDAALRDPLTGLANQRLFDERLAHALRLHVQHSVPVSVLTVGVDDFRLVNDTLGYDVGDQLLRGVGERIQANVNDSHTVARMSGDEFAILVEDRPDVAVEVANGLARSFDEPVDLEDHSLDVRLSIGVASAGSELVTVPAPGDLLRRADAARSWARLASSTNVRVFTPEMDGHLGQAAAHDVAMARLQLLGELRRTIENGSLTLLYQPKFGMWTGNVTGVEALVRWQHPRFGILGPDQFLPLVREHGLMDALTELVLWQAVADAAAWQAANAAIPVAINLGAPSLDKDALPDRIMFVLNTYAMSPTSLTIEITEDLVVADMAKARTVLNRLRENGIRVAIDDFGSGYATLTYLRELPADEVKLGREFVAPILHDERAATIARSVIELASGFGITSVAEGVEDYATAKRLKEYGCDAVQGNFFCPPLPASEIPRIPADSMLAAQ comes from the coding sequence ATGTCAATCGCTCTGGTCGGTTGGACGGCCGGCGAAGCGGTTTGGTGGTACGTCGCCGTGGGTGGCGTTCTTCCGGCCGCAGAGCTCTCCGCGGCCAACATCGGCTACCTGATACTGCCGCTGGGCGCGTTGGTCGCCGCGCTTGCGATTCCCAGTCGGGACGACTCCAGATTCGGAATCGGCCTCCTGCTCGACGGCATCCTGATCACAGCGTCGCTGATGGTCGTTATCGTCCTTCTGCCATTAGGTCACGCGGCACACCCCTCCCAGACGCTCAGCGTTCCACGGATCTTGTTGGCCACAGCCGCGGGCGTGTACGTGGGGCTGGTCGTCATGAGCTTCATCATCGTCAAGAAGGCGGAGGCGGACCGCAAGCTCTCAACAACCCTGATGACGCTGGGCTGGGGAGTGATCGCGGTGGCCGGGATAGTGCACGTCTACCAGGATTACACCGACCAGGTGCCCAACAACCTGGTCGTTCTCGGCTGGGTCGGCGGAACGTATTTCTTCGCATTGTCCGGAATCAGTTCTCGGCCAACGCCGGAAGCCGACCTCGGGTTTTCTCAGCCCTCGTCGAGGGTGTCGGTGTGGCTGCCGTACCTGCCCGTGCTGCTGGCCATCATCGTTGGCGCCGTGCACTTTTGGCCCAAGTACCGGGGCGAAGGGTTCATCTTCTTGGTTTGTGTGGTGCTGGTCCTCACCACCCTGATCCGTCACGTCCTGCTATTAGACCGCAAGCGACGTCTGCTTGTCGCGGTGTCTGATGCCGCCCTGCGGGACCCGCTGACCGGTTTGGCTAATCAGCGGTTGTTCGATGAGCGCCTGGCGCATGCGCTGCGCTTACACGTTCAGCACAGCGTGCCGGTCAGCGTGCTCACGGTAGGTGTCGACGATTTCAGGTTGGTGAACGACACGCTCGGATATGACGTTGGTGACCAACTGTTGCGCGGCGTGGGCGAGCGGATCCAGGCCAACGTCAACGACAGCCACACCGTCGCGCGGATGAGCGGGGACGAATTCGCCATCCTGGTCGAAGACCGCCCCGACGTTGCCGTGGAGGTTGCCAACGGGCTGGCCCGATCGTTCGACGAGCCCGTCGACCTCGAGGATCACAGCCTGGACGTCCGTCTGAGCATCGGGGTGGCCTCTGCGGGATCAGAACTCGTCACCGTCCCGGCGCCAGGCGATCTCCTGAGACGGGCTGATGCGGCACGCTCCTGGGCCCGGCTGGCCAGCTCGACCAACGTGCGGGTGTTCACGCCCGAGATGGACGGCCACCTTGGCCAGGCGGCGGCGCATGACGTTGCCATGGCGCGGTTGCAACTGCTCGGCGAACTGCGACGCACCATCGAGAACGGCTCGCTGACCCTGCTTTACCAGCCGAAATTCGGCATGTGGACCGGAAACGTGACCGGAGTCGAGGCGCTTGTTCGATGGCAGCACCCACGATTCGGCATCCTGGGGCCGGATCAGTTTCTGCCCCTGGTCCGAGAGCACGGCCTGATGGATGCGCTCACCGAGCTGGTGCTGTGGCAGGCTGTCGCCGACGCGGCCGCGTGGCAGGCGGCAAACGCCGCCATCCCCGTCGCGATCAATTTGGGAGCGCCGTCCCTCGACAAGGACGCGCTGCCCGACCGGATCATGTTTGTGCTCAACACCTACGCAATGTCTCCCACTTCCCTCACGATCGAGATCACCGAGGATTTGGTGGTGGCCGACATGGCGAAGGCACGCACAGTGCTGAATCGTCTTCGTGAGAACGGCATCCGGGTCGCGATCGACGACTTCGGCAGCGGTTATGCCACTTTGACTTATCTGCGGGAGCTGCCGGCCGACGAAGTCAAACTCGGTCGGGAATTCGTCGCACCGATCTTGCACGACGAGCGCGCCGCCACCATCGCGCGCTCGGTGATCGAGCTGGCATCCGGTTTCGGCATCACCAGCGTTGCCGAGGGGGTCGAAGACTACGCAACAGCCAAGCGACTCAAGGAATATGGTTGCGACGCGGTGCAAGGGAACTTCTTTTGCCCCCCGCTACCCGCTTCCGAGATCCCGCGAATCCCTGCGGACTCGATGCTCGCTGCGCAGTGA